Proteins encoded within one genomic window of Mesobacillus subterraneus:
- a CDS encoding C40 family peptidase yields the protein MESNNIWLVNVPVATLWTSHDSSREIDRDGISGNLNIDKWLEKLTYEPRLQLCDDNLVQSQVLFGQEVLIIDEMNEWAHVIVPDQPSGKDHRGYPGWIPKDQLIQQSDWYIKEGPAVVITAKKALLYSEKNEKLMELSYQTLLPIVEDIVDRIRVKTPTGIGILRAEDVTVIPSDKEIPKKNGAAIVAAGEQFLGLPYLWGGMSSYGYDCSGFSYNMCLANGYIIPRDAHEQAAAGKEVPVSDILPGDLLFFAYEEGKGSIHHVGIYYGDGKLLHSPNTGKNIEIISLEGTIYEKELCAARRYWIDTEE from the coding sequence TTGGAAAGCAATAATATTTGGCTCGTCAATGTCCCAGTGGCAACTTTGTGGACTTCACATGATTCATCGAGGGAAATCGACAGGGACGGAATTTCCGGTAACCTGAATATAGATAAATGGCTTGAAAAGCTTACTTACGAGCCACGACTCCAATTGTGCGATGATAATCTGGTTCAATCACAGGTTTTATTTGGTCAGGAAGTCTTGATCATTGATGAAATGAATGAATGGGCACATGTTATTGTCCCAGACCAGCCATCCGGAAAAGATCATCGTGGATATCCAGGGTGGATCCCAAAAGATCAGCTGATTCAACAATCAGATTGGTATATCAAGGAGGGCCCTGCAGTAGTCATTACCGCTAAGAAAGCCCTTCTATATTCCGAAAAGAATGAAAAGCTGATGGAATTGAGCTATCAGACCTTATTGCCGATCGTAGAGGATATAGTCGATCGAATCCGCGTTAAAACACCAACGGGTATTGGCATCTTAAGAGCTGAGGATGTAACAGTTATTCCATCGGATAAGGAAATTCCTAAGAAGAATGGGGCCGCAATCGTCGCTGCTGGTGAACAATTCCTTGGATTGCCATATCTTTGGGGCGGAATGAGCAGCTACGGCTATGACTGCTCGGGCTTCAGTTATAATATGTGCCTTGCGAACGGCTATATCATTCCGAGGGACGCCCATGAACAGGCTGCTGCGGGTAAAGAAGTACCAGTGTCCGACATCCTGCCAGGCGACTTGCTCTTCTTCGCTTATGAGGAAGGAAAAGGCAGTATCCATCATGTTGGTATCTATTATGGTGACGGCAAGCTTCTCCATTCACCGAATACTGGCAAGAATATCGAGATCATCTCTTTAGAAGGAACAATCTACGAAAAAGAACTCTGTGCAGCGAGACGCTACTGGATTGATACGGAGGAATAA
- a CDS encoding sensor domain-containing diguanylate cyclase, with translation MTLKQRWSPTIVNDESAANNLSPYFVCIHKNSIILSVDEGGTQLLGYEHPSELIGKSIFFFLSSSNQETITSRIAAIEKGTVPQASIMGLIINGIPMDLQVSSENTLVNGESAIKTSLRFITPTTFHTDYPEESGTLILSANKGIVITTPDGMIQTVSNSFTRLTGYFKENVIGRNPRIWKSHSYTPIFYKRMWDSLLTRGCWEGELWNKRKDGSHYLMKVNIFSILNKKCELVNYLAVYTDLTEVEMLSQQLKESEEQFRTLVELSPNAIILSQFDKIAYANPHTEALFGAKLNEVIGKPVRTFFSEHPNIAFKSDFSQKSVISFEEQLKKGDTIIDIEVSSSLIAYQGENAVLTVIKEITKRKSMERALRESEEQYRFIAENSSDMIGRLSSDGMILYISPSSKIILGYRNDELIGTNLYSKIHPEDRQILLEQYGNPKELSGIVTYSYRMLHKNGDYIWAETTVSPVKDKSGKASGMMFATRDVTARRTIENQLRESNSLLRKLSSLDGLTEIYNRRAFDEFLKTEWEFACKHKSPISLLLLDIDDFKKYNDTYGHIQGDECLKTVARELEGFFHEKGYFAARYGGEEFAVVLPNADAQKATQLAADFQSMIQAMNIEHQNSNVSENVTISIGLSCVKPRNPMELMLILEFADRALYKAKLNGRNRIEVCENNE, from the coding sequence ATGACGTTAAAGCAAAGATGGAGTCCGACAATAGTCAATGATGAATCAGCTGCCAACAATTTGTCACCCTATTTTGTTTGCATACATAAAAACTCAATCATCCTATCTGTTGATGAAGGCGGCACTCAGCTGCTTGGATACGAACATCCAAGTGAATTAATAGGAAAATCAATTTTTTTCTTTTTATCAAGCTCTAACCAAGAAACAATCACATCCAGAATCGCTGCGATTGAAAAAGGAACGGTACCGCAAGCTAGTATAATGGGCTTAATCATTAATGGAATTCCTATGGATTTACAGGTTAGTTCTGAAAACACGTTAGTTAATGGAGAATCGGCAATCAAAACCTCTCTTCGCTTCATAACACCCACGACATTTCATACCGATTATCCTGAAGAGAGCGGAACGCTTATTCTTAGTGCCAATAAAGGAATTGTCATCACTACTCCAGATGGCATGATCCAGACTGTAAGTAATTCTTTTACTCGATTGACAGGCTATTTTAAGGAAAATGTCATTGGCAGAAATCCTCGAATATGGAAATCGCATAGCTACACTCCGATTTTTTACAAGAGAATGTGGGACTCTCTTTTGACCAGGGGATGCTGGGAAGGAGAGTTATGGAACAAACGTAAAGATGGCAGTCATTATTTAATGAAGGTGAATATCTTTTCAATTTTGAACAAAAAATGCGAGCTGGTGAATTACCTTGCTGTCTATACTGACCTTACTGAAGTGGAAATGCTGTCCCAACAGCTCAAAGAAAGTGAGGAACAGTTTAGGACTCTTGTTGAACTTTCTCCAAATGCAATCATTCTCTCGCAATTTGATAAGATTGCTTATGCCAATCCACACACTGAGGCTTTATTTGGTGCAAAATTAAACGAGGTAATAGGTAAACCTGTGAGGACTTTTTTCAGTGAGCATCCGAATATAGCTTTTAAAAGTGATTTTAGTCAAAAGTCTGTAATTAGTTTTGAAGAACAGCTTAAAAAAGGAGATACAATAATCGATATTGAAGTATCTTCATCTTTGATTGCGTATCAGGGAGAAAATGCTGTTTTAACTGTTATTAAGGAAATTACAAAGCGTAAAAGCATGGAAAGAGCTTTACGTGAAAGTGAAGAGCAATATCGCTTTATCGCCGAAAACTCATCGGATATGATTGGAAGGCTTTCGAGTGATGGAATGATTCTTTATATATCTCCTTCGAGCAAAATAATTCTGGGGTATCGAAACGATGAATTGATTGGTACAAATCTTTACAGTAAAATACACCCTGAAGATCGGCAGATTTTGCTTGAGCAATATGGGAATCCTAAGGAATTGAGTGGGATAGTAACATATAGCTACAGGATGCTGCACAAAAACGGTGACTATATATGGGCTGAAACGACCGTCAGTCCTGTGAAAGATAAATCAGGCAAGGCTTCTGGAATGATGTTCGCCACGAGAGATGTAACGGCAAGAAGGACGATTGAAAATCAGTTAAGAGAAAGTAATTCACTTCTGAGGAAGCTTTCGTCACTTGATGGACTGACCGAAATCTATAACCGCAGGGCGTTCGATGAGTTCCTTAAGACTGAATGGGAATTCGCTTGCAAGCACAAATCACCAATCTCCTTGCTCCTTCTGGATATCGACGACTTTAAAAAATATAATGATACTTATGGGCATATCCAGGGGGATGAATGCTTGAAAACAGTTGCCCGTGAGCTTGAAGGTTTTTTCCATGAAAAAGGGTATTTTGCTGCAAGATATGGGGGCGAAGAATTCGCTGTTGTCCTGCCCAATGCCGATGCACAAAAAGCAACACAATTAGCTGCGGATTTTCAGT
- a CDS encoding serine hydrolase, which translates to MKLEELKARLSKELAGCKGRASLFLEIEGEIIEFNSHLVYQSASLIKLPILLEGLRQIETGKLQKDRPVTIREIDKTGDTGVLQAMKVPHLPLEDLLALMIIVSDNSATNLLIDLIGINSINSTIAMIGMNNSKLERKMLDFDAIRLGKDNFTSASDIALCLKEAVAGRSLNEYSRHMFYSFLLQQQFKEKLPFYMDNALLKIGNKTGELPGVEHDCGIITYGKKHALIVVLIDGLSEPESGNSTIRQIGKHLNRFISGISTEVDPV; encoded by the coding sequence ATGAAATTAGAAGAATTAAAAGCTAGACTATCGAAGGAACTCGCTGGGTGTAAGGGCCGGGCGAGTTTATTTTTGGAAATTGAAGGTGAAATTATTGAATTTAACAGCCATCTGGTTTACCAGTCTGCCAGTCTGATCAAACTTCCGATCTTATTAGAGGGTTTGAGACAAATTGAAACAGGTAAGCTGCAAAAAGACAGACCCGTAACCATTCGAGAGATTGACAAAACTGGAGACACGGGTGTTCTTCAGGCTATGAAAGTACCCCACCTGCCATTAGAGGATTTGTTGGCCCTTATGATCATTGTGTCAGATAATTCGGCTACGAATCTATTAATTGATTTGATAGGGATAAATTCAATTAATTCAACTATAGCTATGATCGGAATGAACAACTCAAAACTGGAGCGTAAAATGCTGGATTTCGATGCCATTCGTTTAGGAAAGGATAATTTTACATCCGCATCGGATATCGCATTATGCCTGAAAGAAGCTGTTGCTGGAAGATCTTTAAATGAATACTCGAGACACATGTTCTACTCGTTTCTTCTGCAACAACAATTCAAAGAAAAACTGCCATTTTATATGGATAATGCTCTTCTGAAAATCGGAAATAAGACAGGAGAACTTCCCGGTGTCGAACACGATTGCGGTATTATAACATACGGTAAGAAGCATGCTTTAATTGTTGTCTTGATTGATGGACTTTCAGAACCCGAATCAGGAAATTCGACAATCAGACAGATCGGTAAGCATTTAAACCGCTTTATTTCAGGCATTTCGACAGAAGTTGACCCAGTGTGA
- a CDS encoding ABC transporter ATP-binding protein, with amino-acid sequence MENEVLLSVRDLKKHFTMGKNEILKAVDGISFDIYKGETFGLVGESGCGKSTAGRTMIGLYDRTDGEVVFNGKDVHSLSEKEKFQFHKQMQMIFQDPYASLNPRSTVKEIISEPMEVHGLFPNKKERLEKIYQLLEDVGLNRDHANRYPHEFSGGQRQRIGIARALALDPDFIIADEPISALDVSVQAQVVNLLKRLQKEKGLTYLFIAHDLSMVKQISKRIGVMYLGHIVELTASSQLYNNPLHPYTQALLSAIPIPDPDVEDKRERIILQGELPSPMDPPSGCVFRTRCQHAMDICAQKKPVWQEIDKDHYVACHLYGEHLEGNDKNKMLVNIR; translated from the coding sequence ATGGAAAATGAAGTTTTATTAAGTGTAAGAGATTTAAAGAAGCATTTCACTATGGGTAAAAATGAAATCCTTAAAGCAGTAGATGGCATTTCATTCGATATTTATAAAGGCGAGACCTTTGGCCTTGTTGGGGAATCTGGATGCGGAAAATCCACAGCCGGCAGAACCATGATTGGACTTTATGACCGGACAGATGGAGAAGTTGTTTTTAACGGCAAAGACGTGCATTCGCTTTCAGAAAAAGAAAAATTTCAGTTCCATAAGCAGATGCAGATGATTTTCCAGGATCCATATGCCTCCTTAAACCCGCGTTCTACGGTAAAGGAAATCATATCTGAACCAATGGAAGTCCATGGATTGTTTCCAAACAAAAAAGAACGCCTGGAGAAAATTTATCAGCTTCTGGAAGATGTAGGGTTGAATCGTGACCATGCGAACCGTTATCCACACGAGTTCAGTGGCGGGCAGCGTCAAAGAATAGGAATTGCAAGGGCGCTTGCTCTTGATCCAGATTTTATCATAGCGGATGAACCAATTTCTGCACTTGATGTATCAGTCCAGGCACAGGTCGTCAACCTGCTGAAACGGCTCCAAAAAGAAAAGGGATTGACTTATCTGTTCATTGCTCATGACCTTTCCATGGTTAAGCAAATCAGCAAAAGGATTGGTGTCATGTACCTCGGCCATATTGTCGAGCTCACGGCGAGTAGCCAGCTTTACAATAACCCGCTGCATCCATATACTCAGGCACTGCTGTCTGCCATCCCGATCCCGGATCCAGATGTAGAGGATAAGCGTGAGCGAATCATCCTTCAGGGAGAACTGCCAAGCCCGATGGATCCACCGAGCGGCTGTGTCTTCAGGACGAGATGCCAGCACGCAATGGACATCTGTGCCCAAAAGAAACCTGTCTGGCAGGAGATCGACAAAGACCATTATGTTGCCTGTCATTTATATGGTGAACATTTAGAAGGAAATGATAAAAATAAAATGCTTGTCAATATCAGATAA